GCCCAATATCGGCGCCCGGCCCGGCCCGGAGGGCCTGCCGGACTTCACCCTGGACATGGTGTGGAGCGCGGCACTGGCCAACAACCAAGCCAATGTCTGGCTGCGCCAGCAACTGATCCGCGCCTGCGCCAGCATCTAACGGCGCTCAAGCGCGTCCGGCTTGAACGGCGAAGTGCCTCGGATACTCGGCGGGGCGGAAGCGGACCACCATCCCCAGCATGCCGGCGGACACCAGCGCCAGCAGCAGCCAAGCCTGAGTGAAGCTGGAGGAAATGTCCTTGATGTAGCCGGCGATCAACGGCGACATCGCGGCGATCAGATAGCCCACCCCCTGCACGAAGGCAGTCAACTGGCCGGCGCGGCGCGGCGCATCCATATGGTCCATCGCCACGATCAGGCTCATCGGGAACAATCCGCCGATGCCGAAGCCCAGCAAGCCGGCCCAGACGATGGGATAGGCAATCGGCGCCAGGATCAACCCTGTGAAGCCCAGAATCACCGAAGCCAGCACCAGCAGCAATACCGGCCGCCGATCCAGGCTGCGGCTGGCCAGCGCCGGGGTCACCAACCCGGACACCACCTCCATGCTGGTCAAGTAAGCCAGCAGCAAGCCGGCGTGAGTGTCCTGCCAGCCTTGCTCCACATAAAAAGGCGGCAACCAGGCCAGCACGCAAGTATAGGAAGCGGTGCCAAGTCCGAAGAAAATGCCCAGCAGCCACGCGCGCGGCCGGCTGGAAAACGACTCGCTCGGCGCCCGCGCGGCCTGCTCACCGGCGGAGAAAGAGACGATGTCGCCGCGTATCGCGTACCAGGCGGCCAACGCTACCGCCGCCAGCGCCGCCCATGCCGCCAGCGCATGCTGCCAGCCGCCCAGCCAAGCGCCGATGAAGGGGGAAACCGAGGCCGACAGCGCCGCGCCGCCCATGATCGCGGTCACGTACACCCCCATCAGCAACGCCACCGCATCCGGGAAACGGCTCTTGATGATGCCCGGCATCACCGACTGGATCACCGCGATGCCCGCTCCAGCCACCACCGCGCTCAGGATCAGATCCAAAGCCGAGGATGCGCACAGCCGAGCCAGGCTGGCCAGGCCGATCACCAGCAGAGAAACCGCGATGGCGCGGTGCTCGCCCCAACGCGCCGCCAGTCGCGCGCCGCGGAACATCGCGAAGCCCATCGCAAGCACCGGCAGCATGGTCAGCAGCGAAACCAGCGTGTAGCTCAACGGAATGCTGCCCCGGATGGACGTCAGCAACGGGCCGATGGCGGCCATCGATGGCCGAAGATTGAGTCCCACCAGCACCAGCGCCAGGATCAGCGGCGCGCGGCTGGATGTTTGTGAGGTTCGGGTCATGTTCCCACTCCATGCATTTTGAAATGACTCGGTCATTTAATAGATCAAACCAATTGAGTGCAATTCAAAGTTTCGAATCCGCTATCGGTTTTTTTGCAATCCACCACCCAGCCCTCCGCCTACACTGCGTGGCGCATGCTTGGCATCTGTCAACGATGCTTGGCCAAGAATCCCCCCCCCGATTCTGCGTTGCGTCGATTGTTCGCACCGCCAGCGCCGGCTCGCCTTGCCTTGGATGCTTCGATGAGTTCGTCCGCGGCCAGAACCACCCGCCACGAAAACGCTATGCCTCACGCGAGGAGAGCATGCTCCCCGCGGATAATCCTTATTTAATACCTGAGCTGCCTAGCGATTTTAATCTTTGATTTTTTACATAAGAAATACATGTAAAAGAATATCTAACTTATTACTCAACTATTTAAAAGATTCGAGAATTTAAATGTGCAAATCTAATTAATACTGAATGACAATG
This genomic window from Chromobacterium phragmitis contains:
- a CDS encoding cyanate transporter, with protein sequence MTRTSQTSSRAPLILALVLVGLNLRPSMAAIGPLLTSIRGSIPLSYTLVSLLTMLPVLAMGFAMFRGARLAARWGEHRAIAVSLLVIGLASLARLCASSALDLILSAVVAGAGIAVIQSVMPGIIKSRFPDAVALLMGVYVTAIMGGAALSASVSPFIGAWLGGWQHALAAWAALAAVALAAWYAIRGDIVSFSAGEQAARAPSESFSSRPRAWLLGIFFGLGTASYTCVLAWLPPFYVEQGWQDTHAGLLLAYLTSMEVVSGLVTPALASRSLDRRPVLLLVLASVILGFTGLILAPIAYPIVWAGLLGFGIGGLFPMSLIVAMDHMDAPRRAGQLTAFVQGVGYLIAAMSPLIAGYIKDISSSFTQAWLLLALVSAGMLGMVVRFRPAEYPRHFAVQAGRA